The nucleotide window agttgctggcctatatatgtatatatatgtatctattcATGAGTACTTGCTCCTCCTGTGAAACTATATTCTCTCTCTAGCCTTCATCAGTAGTACCTGTAAGGGGCAGCGGCTGTGCAGAGGACATATTCCCCCAAAGTTAGTTACATAACGGTTTATTCTTCCTTCCCATTTTGCCCTTTCTCTTCTGCCTAATTTACTCTCCAATGTCATTCCCCTTCCCCTGCCATTAGATCTTGAAGGAACACGTAACTGTTAACAACAGCCTCTACAGATGATTAGCTGGAAAGATCTCTACACCGTCTTGACGGCGGTGATTCCTCTTTATGTGGCCATGATCTTGGCCTACGGTTCCGTCCGCTGGTGGAAGATTTTCAGTCCTGACCAGTGCTCTGGCATCAACAGATTCGTTGCCATCTTCGCTGTCCCTCTCCTCTCCTTCCACTTTATCTCCACAAATGATCCCTACGCCATGAATTTCCGCTTCATCGCTGCGGACACACTGCAGAAGGTCATCATGCTGTTTTTTCTTGGTATCTGGACTAATTTCACCAGGAACGGCAGCCTAGAATGGATGATCACTGTCTTCTCCTTGTCTACCCTCCCAAACACGCTGGTTATGGGAATTCCACTTCTAATCGCCATGTACGGAAAATATTCCGGGAGCCTGATGGTTCAGATAGTTGTGCTGCAGTGTATCATCTGGTACACtctcctcctctttctcttcgAGTACAGAGGAGCAAAGATGTTGATCATGGAACAGTTTCCGGAGACAGCAGCATCAATTGTCTCCTTCAAGGTGGATTCCGATGTTGTATCGCTCGACGGGCGGGACTTCTTGGAAACCGATGCTGAGATTGGCGACGACGGGAAGCTACATGTCACAGTTAGGAAATCAAACGCGTCAAGGCGGTCTCTGGGGCCGTGTTCGCTCTCTGCATTTTCTCCTCGTCCGTCGAATCTCACGGGAGCGGAGATTTACAGCTTGAGTTCGTCTAGAAATCCGACACCGAGAGGTTCGAATTTCAACAATTCAGACTTCTACTCAATGATGAACGTACAAGGATTCCCTGGCAGGCAATCCAATCTCGGAGCGGCGGACGTGTACTCCGTCCAGTCATCTAGAGGACCGACGCCGAGACAGTCCAATTTCGAAGAAACCCCAATGGCTACAATAACTTCACCTCGCTTCGGCTTTTACCCGGCACAGACGGTACCCACAAATTACCCAGCCCCGAACCCGGAATTCGCTTGTGCAGTcagtaaaaacactaaaaaccaGCAGCAGCCGCCGGCGCAGCAAAATATCAAAGCAAACCATGACGCTAAAGAGCTTCACATGTTTGTTTGGAGCTCAAGTGCGTCTCCAGTATCGGAGGGAGCTGGCGGGCTCCACGTATTCGGTGGTCCTGATTTCGGAGCCTCCGAGCAATCTGGACGGTCCGATCAGGGCGCCAAGGAGATCAGGATGTTGGTCGCTGATCATCCACCAAACGGGGAAACTAAGGGTATAATTTAAATTATCGAACCAGTTAATtagttaatttattaattattggtTTCATGTGAATTCCGGTCGCTTTTTACtctgattttgaaaatttgttgaTGTTACGAAGCTATCCCTGCAAATGGAGAATTTGTTGGTGAGGGCTTGAGCTTTGCTGGAAAAGGAGGAGATGGGGAAGACGACAGGGAGAAAATGGGACCCACTGGACTCAATAAACTGGGGTCCAGCTCAACTGCAGAGCTGCATCCAAAAGTCGACGGAGCACAAGAATCTGGTGCCGTGAAACAAATGCCTCCGGCGAATGTGATGACTCGTCTGATCCTAATCATGGTTTGGCGCAAACTAATCCGCAATCCAAACACGTACTCTAGCCTCATCGGCCTTGTTTGGTCCTTGATTTGTTTCCGGTAAGCCCCAAAATCAAAATGACTGAAGTTAAATTTTGGATTGATAAGGCGTAAATGATGAAGATCTCAACAGTTGATATCTTAGTTATCTTAGTTGTTGAGTTAGACGAACAAGATTCAACTGAGTTCGTATGCTTCACAAGCCTCACATGATACTATGCATATAACTCAGTATCTGAGATAACGGAGAAATCAACTGTTGAGATTCATATCATAATTGTTGGATTCGGAAGGATTCGTGAATCTCTCCGAACACCCCCACATATGGTTGCAAGCCTGGGGTTGGGACCTAACCCTATTCCCTGAACCCCTCCCAACCCCATCCAATCATACACTGAAGTGAATTTTCTTTCATAGCTATtatcaaaattatattattgttgATGGGGTTGATTTTTAGTGTCTGGAATGTGGTTGCAGGTGGCATGTATCTATGCCTAAAATAATAGATAATTCAATCTCCATACTGTCCGATGCCGGGCTTGGAATGGCTATGTTCAGCTTAGGTGAGTAGTCATAAGACTCATAGTTGTTGCAAATTATTGATGCCAGCCAGCATTTAAGCCTTTCACTGTCTATTATTCATTCACTCAACATTCTCTTATCAATCTAAGATTGGGCTTTTAATTGTGAAAGACTCTCAAAAGATAGAAAATTTATGATAACAACAAGTTGGAGTGATTTAGGGAGTTGTTCTTTCTAGCCATCTTTGTACGAATATGATAGGGATTTCAATAattggtatcccaattatcaCAGCTTGTTGAGTTGTACACACATCATTTTATGTACTTCGTGTGGGACATATGGAGTGCACGAATTCAATTCATTTGAATTATTTACGTCCAactcaacaattgagataatCGGATACCAACTAttgagatttttatcattttgaatatttttatggGTGGACAACTAAGAGCCATCCGGATTTCATCTTTTTTCCGAATTTGATTGAGTAGCCGACATGTGGGCCCAGTTAAGGGGGCTGTCGCTTTTATGGTCCAGACTCCGGGGTCGGTAGCCATTGGttaagatagatagatagatgctGTTTTCGGCCCATTTTAGTGAAAGGTAGTTGAAATTTAtggtttttgattatttttcaaTGGTCCTGATTCGGTTGGTCGAAAATAAAAATGGTATCAGGTATTTTCATGGCTTTACAGCCCAAAATGATCGCCTGTGGGAACACGGTCGCTGTTTTCGCCATGGCAGTCCGATTCCTCACTGGGCCCGCCGTGATGGCTGTGGCTTCAGTTGCAGTTGGGTTGCGCGGTGACCTCCTACGTATAGCAATTGTGcaggtatatatacatatacatatgtcttaatctatatataaatatgcatTACTGTTGGCataaataatcaaataattaatttgatttattcTTTACCTAAACTACTATTATAGGCTGCACTCCCACAAGGAATTGTTCCATTTGTGTTCGCGAAAGAATACAATGTTCACCCAGCCATCCTTAACACTGCGTAAGTAAAATCTCTATAACATAGTAACAAGAAATTCTttgattagtattttttttaatcaacaaTTTTTGTCCTAAATATCCTAATAGTTGAGATGAACACGCACGATATCGCATGGATTATGTGGGGTAAACAATTTtacatggatcatgtgcgtccatctcaacatttagaATAACTATGACAAAAAAACACTCGGGTCCTTACCATTTTCGTTTTCTAATAACAAAATATTTGGATTATGATTTTGCAGGGTAATATTTGGGATGTTAATAGCGTTGCCAATTACTCTAGTTTACTACATAGCACTTGGAGTGTAAAAGCAGAATGCCTGGAAAATGGAGGGGAAGAAAGATTCAATCAATGTTTATAGTATTTGGATTGCATGAGTACTGACCGCACCGAATTATGTCTATTGTAAACATGAGGATTTCCCGGGAGAGGATTTTAAGTTCCAGATTTCTTGGAGCCCTGACGTGAGGATCATGCATGCCCCCATTAGAAGAAGACATAGTCTACTCAATTTTTAAACAATCGAAGGTCCTTTAAGGCCTAAAATGGGAGACCATAAGGAGGAAAACAAGGGAAGATTAACAAACAAACTCAATTCCCTTTATAAAATGGAGGATGGAAGTCAAAGACAATGGAGAGgccattaattaatcaattgaaGATGGAGATCAAGAAAGGGAGACTGGGTTTTCTTAAGCAGtgtacttttttttccccttctaaaATATCCTTTTTGATGTTATTTAGTGTTGGTTTTGATTGTCCGTAATCCAGCAATTATTTGCGTCTGtggtctttctttctttttgattttgtaATCATGAGGGAAAAAAGGGGGATCATTAGTGAGCCACTCACATTGTTAATACATAAATCAATGATGTAACTTCTCATTTGAAACAGAAACCTATCTCTTCAAGAcgacttttttaaaaaaaaaagaaagtaaataaaGCAAATAATGCAAGGAGAAAAGATCGAGGAGGGACTGTGTTGTGGGATCTTTGAAAGTGTTGAAATTCAAATCCTAAACACACTAAGAACATTGacttttttgaatttatcaattcattatggatatattggatctgtaaagttttattttttaatggtcAAACCGATACGGGATTATAGTGTTGAGAATTAGTCtttatgtttttgaaaaatGGAACTTTTGATTTGAGACATAGACCTATTTCTTCAAAGTTCAGAGACCACTTTttttacttatcaaaaaaaaaaaaagaccacttTTTTTAAGCAAATAATGCATGGAGAAATTAAAGGCTGAGGATGGGTTTTGTATTGTGGGATCCTTGAAAGCAATTAGTCTTTATGGTtagtgggaattgtacttcgcATAGAGCCCATTTTGGTTAAGTAGAAAGAGACTTATAAAAGAAAAGTTGAATGAATGAGTCAAAAGTAGCTAGCCTAATTTTGCTTTTTAACCATTGTTGTGCCCACAACCCTACTCTAGCTACTACTCTCTTAGCCAATTGGACTACCACTCTAGTCAGACTAGTGAGCTGGTCAACAATTTCAAGCTTTTTTACAAAGTAGAATGATTACACCACATTATGTCATTATGATCAATAAATTGCACCATTTTGGCCGTCAAATTGCCAACCCTAAGGCCTCCCATTGTACCATTTGAGGGGGACATACGCATCACATGAAAGCCTCGGACACACATGCACCCATTGACTCCATTAAACTCATAATTtgttaccaaaccctagctttGTGTTAATTTGGACATTAAAGTTATAAGACCTGACCAACATGCCCCCTCTAGGATGCGATGGCTCTTCGTATAATGGGACACTTAACTTATCTCGGCTACTACCATCTCACGTGGGATTGTAGGGAGATTGAAACAAAAGCCTTCTCCGCCCCCACGTGTGCTTCTAATTTCAATgctatttaatttgatttgggaATTTGAGCCCTAATTGGACCCACCACACCTAGAAAGAGTCGTTGGTTTGGGCATTTGAGCCCAACTTCAAGTGTTGAAAATCCTACATATGAAAACTAATTAATACTATTGTGttgaaattttgaactcaaaTAAATCAACATTATTATCTATTTTGAGTTTAACAGTTCATTTTGAATAAATCGGCTTCTCACTCGTTTCGCTTAA belongs to Tripterygium wilfordii isolate XIE 37 chromosome 2, ASM1340144v1, whole genome shotgun sequence and includes:
- the LOC120005654 gene encoding auxin efflux carrier component 7-like; amino-acid sequence: MISWKDLYTVLTAVIPLYVAMILAYGSVRWWKIFSPDQCSGINRFVAIFAVPLLSFHFISTNDPYAMNFRFIAADTLQKVIMLFFLGIWTNFTRNGSLEWMITVFSLSTLPNTLVMGIPLLIAMYGKYSGSLMVQIVVLQCIIWYTLLLFLFEYRGAKMLIMEQFPETAASIVSFKVDSDVVSLDGRDFLETDAEIGDDGKLHVTVRKSNASRRSLGPCSLSAFSPRPSNLTGAEIYSLSSSRNPTPRGSNFNNSDFYSMMNVQGFPGRQSNLGAADVYSVQSSRGPTPRQSNFEETPMATITSPRFGFYPAQTVPTNYPAPNPEFACAVSKNTKNQQQPPAQQNIKANHDAKELHMFVWSSSASPVSEGAGGLHVFGGPDFGASEQSGRSDQGAKEIRMLVADHPPNGETKAIPANGEFVGEGLSFAGKGGDGEDDREKMGPTGLNKLGSSSTAELHPKVDGAQESGAVKQMPPANVMTRLILIMVWRKLIRNPNTYSSLIGLVWSLICFRWHVSMPKIIDNSISILSDAGLGMAMFSLGIFMALQPKMIACGNTVAVFAMAVRFLTGPAVMAVASVAVGLRGDLLRIAIVQAALPQGIVPFVFAKEYNVHPAILNTAVIFGMLIALPITLVYYIALGV